ATGAATGTACCTAGCAAAAAATATGGGAAAAAAGATTTAATTAAAATAGAAAATGTAATGGATTTAGATTTAACTATGTTGGGATTTATAGATCCAAATATAACTATAGCTATAATAGAAGATGAAAAAATAAAGGAAAAAATAAATTTATCTTTACCTAAAAGGATAGAGAATGTTATTGAGTGCAAAAATCCTAGATGTGTGACTTCTATAGAGAGAAATATAGTTCATAAATTTGTGCTAGTAGATGAAGAAAAAGGTATATATAAATGTGAATACTGTGACCACAATTATGATGGTTGGGAGGGCTAAAATGGAACTTCTGATGAAAGGTTGCAGACTAATTGATTGGGACAAAGATTTTTATGGAGATATTTATATTTTAAATGGAAAAATAGAAGACTTTGGGTCGAACTTAAATTATGATTGCAATACTATAAACTGTGAAGGATTGGCAGTATTGCCATCCTTCATAGATATGCATGTTCACTTTAGAGACCCAGGATATACATATAAAGAAGACATATATACTGGAAGTCTTGCAGCACTAAAAGGTGGATATACATTTGTCAATCTTATGGCAAACACGAATCCTATTTGTAGTAATATGGATGTGGTAAATTATGTACTAGATAAATCTAAAGAATTGGATTTGATAGATGTTCATCAAACTGTTTCTATAACAAAAAATTTTGATGGAGTGTCATTAGACCACATAGACAAATTAGAAAAATGTGTAAAGTTTTTATCTGATGATGGAAAAGGAGTGCAAGAAGAAGATATTATGTATGATGCACTGATAAAAGCAAGGGGAAAAGGCTTAATTCTAATTGCTCATGAAGAAGACGAAAGTGTAGTGAATATAGATAGTAGACAATCTGAAAACAATATGACTTTTAGAGATATAGAACTTGTGAGAAAGACAAAATCAAGGCTTCATTTTGCTCATGTGAGTACGAAAGAAGCTATGATGGGAATAATTTCTGCAAAAAAAGAGGGACTACCTATTACTTGTGAGGTGACTCCACATCATATAGCACTTTATGACAATGATTATAAGGTCAATCCTCCTATAAGGTTAATAGAAGATATAAATTCTTTAATTAGTGGTATAAAAGAAGGATTTGTTGATGTTATATCTACAGACCATGCACCTCATAGTCATGAAGATAAATTAAAAGGAGCTTGTGGAATATCGGGTTTAGAGACTGCTTTTTCTGTATGCTATACTACATTAGCTAAAAATGGCCATATTTCTATAAAAAAATTGTCTGAACTCATGAGTAAAAATCCAGGAGAAATTGTAGGAGTAAATAAAGGGAAAATTGAAAAAGGATATGATGGAGATTTAGTTTTGGTAGATTTAGAAAAAGAAATAGAAGTAGATAAAAATACATTTGTATCTAAAGGCAAAAATACTCCTTTCCATAAAAGAAAATACTATGGAGAAATATTAGCTACTGTTAAAAATGGTAAAATAAAATATAATGGAGGGATAAGTTTTGATAATAGATAGATTGTATGGGGAAGTAAAAAACAAAGGGAATGTATGCGTAGGATTAGATACTTGTTTAGATTATGTACCTGACAATATGATGGATAGAAATGCTTCAGTAGAAGATATACTATTTGAATTTAACAAAAGAGTAATAGATGCAACTATTGACATTGTTCCATGCTATAAAGTGCAGATTGCATTTTATGAAGCTTATGGATTAAAGGGAATGAGTGCCTATAAGAAAACTCTTGAGTATATAAGAAACAATGGTTCTATAGTTATAGCAGATATAAAAAGAGGAGATATTTCCTCTACAGCACAGATGTATGCAAAAGCTCATTTTGAGGGAGATTTTGAGAGCGATATCATTACGCTAAATCCTTATATGGGTTTTGATAGTATCATACCTTATCTTGACTATGTAGAAAAGAAAGACAAAGGACTGTTTATACTTTTAAGAACTTCTAATGGTGGTGCTAAAGATATTCAATATTTAAATGTAAATGGCAATGAAAAACTATACAATCATGTTGGAGATAAACTTAAAGAAATTGCTTTAAAATATATGGGTAGATGTGGATATAGTTCTATAGGAGCAGTAGTAGGTGGAACTCATTTAGAAGAAGCAGAAGAGATAAGAAATAGACTTGACAATATGTTTTTCTTGATACCAGGATATGGTGCTCAAGGAGGAAAGGGTTCTGATGTGGCTCATTATTTAAAGAATGGAAATGGTGGAGTGGTGAATTCTTCTAGAGGAATAATCACAGCTTATAAGAAATATGAAGATGGAATAGAAAAGTTTGATGAATACATTAGAAAAGCTGCATTGAATATGAAGGAGGACATTTCAAGTGGATCCAAAGTACTGTAGTGGAGTTGTTTCTTCAAATACTCAAGTCTATGAAAATATATATGAGATGAAAGTAGGAGAGAATTTTAAAGGTGAACCAGGACAATTTTACATGTTGAGAGCTTGGGATAGAGAGCCATTTTTATCAAGACCCATAAGTATATCTAATATTGAAGATGGAACAATAACTTTTTTATATGAAGTGAAAGGAAAGGGTACAGAACTTTTTTCAAAGCTTAAAAGTGGAGATTCTATAGAACTTTTAGGGCCTTTGGGTACAGGCTTTCCACTAGATATTGAAGGAAATGTAGGAATTATAGTAGGAGGTATAGGGATAGCACCTATGGTGTATTTATGTCACGAACTTTCTACTAAAGCGGATTTTTATGGAGGATTTCGTGAAAAATCATTTTATATGGACAAAATAGAAAAGAATGTAGAGAATTTATATATATCTACTGATAGTGGACTTGAAGGACATAGTGGATTTATCACTGAAATCTTTAAGCCTGAGAAATATTCTTCCGTATATACCTGTGGACCATTGCCTATGATGAGAATTGTTTTAGACATGTGTATAAAGGCAAATGTACCTGTGTATATATCAATGGAAAGACAAATGGCTTGTGGTATAGGAGCCTGTTTAGGTTGTAGCATTTTGACTACATCAGGAATGAAAAAGGTGTGTAAGGATGGTCCAGTATTCAAAGGAGAGGAGATTGTTTTCAATGACTAGTGTTGAAATTTGTGGAGTGGAGTTCAAGAACCCTGTTATTGCAGCTTCAGGAACCTTTGGATTTGGGAGAGAATATGAAAAATTTTATTCATTATCAAAATTAGGAGGTATATGTACAAAAGGTCTTACTTTATATGAAAGACATGGAAATAGTGGAATAAGGATACATGAAACTATAGGAGGACTATTAAATAGTATAGGTTTAGAAAATCCAGGAGTTGATGCATTTATAGAAGAAGAATTACCTCACATGGAAAAACATGATACTGTGATTATAGCTAATGTAGGTGGAAGTACTATAGAAGAATACATAATGGCAGTAGAAAAACTAAATAAAACAAATATACCAATGTTTGAACTTAATATATCCTGTCCAAATGTAAAACAAGGTGGAATGGCCTTTGGCATAAAATCAGATGTAGCTTTTAAAGTAGTGAGTGAAGTAAAGAAAGTATCTAAAAAACCTCTTGTTGTAAAACTTTCACCAAATGCAGAAAATATAGTTGATATGGCTTATAGATGTTGCGAAGCTGGTGCAGATGGGCTTTCTCTTGTAAACACATTTAGTGGTATGGCTATAGATATTTATGAGAAAAAACCTGTATTTGAAAATACTATAGCAGGGCTATCGGGACCATGTATAAAACCCATTGCTTTAAGGATGGTCTATGAAGTATGTAGTGCTGTTGATATTCCTGTTATAGGAATAGGTGGTATTATGGATTACAAAGATGCAATAGAATTTATAATGGCTGGAGCATATGGAGTACAAATAGGTAGTGGAAATTTTGTTAAACCTGATATATGTTTAGACATTATCAGTGGAATAGAGAAGTTTATGAAAGATGAAGGAATAAAATCTCTTGAAGAAATAAGAGGTATTATAAGGAGGAGAAGCTAATGCTTATAGATATTTTAAAAGAAACAGGAGCACTTCTTGAGGGGCATTTTTTGCTCTCATCTGGGAAACATAGCAATAGATATGTTCAATGTGCAAAACTTTTGCAGTATCCGGACAAGGCAGAAGAAGCCATAAA
This window of the Sporanaerobacter acetigenes DSM 13106 genome carries:
- a CDS encoding aspartate carbamoyltransferase regulatory subunit: MLNIDSIANGIVIDHIKVGYGFKIFNYLGLDKADYRVALIMNVPSKKYGKKDLIKIENVMDLDLTMLGFIDPNITIAIIEDEKIKEKINLSLPKRIENVIECKNPRCVTSIERNIVHKFVLVDEEKGIYKCEYCDHNYDGWEG
- a CDS encoding dihydroorotase translates to MELLMKGCRLIDWDKDFYGDIYILNGKIEDFGSNLNYDCNTINCEGLAVLPSFIDMHVHFRDPGYTYKEDIYTGSLAALKGGYTFVNLMANTNPICSNMDVVNYVLDKSKELDLIDVHQTVSITKNFDGVSLDHIDKLEKCVKFLSDDGKGVQEEDIMYDALIKARGKGLILIAHEEDESVVNIDSRQSENNMTFRDIELVRKTKSRLHFAHVSTKEAMMGIISAKKEGLPITCEVTPHHIALYDNDYKVNPPIRLIEDINSLISGIKEGFVDVISTDHAPHSHEDKLKGACGISGLETAFSVCYTTLAKNGHISIKKLSELMSKNPGEIVGVNKGKIEKGYDGDLVLVDLEKEIEVDKNTFVSKGKNTPFHKRKYYGEILATVKNGKIKYNGGISFDNR
- the pyrF gene encoding orotidine-5'-phosphate decarboxylase, yielding MIIDRLYGEVKNKGNVCVGLDTCLDYVPDNMMDRNASVEDILFEFNKRVIDATIDIVPCYKVQIAFYEAYGLKGMSAYKKTLEYIRNNGSIVIADIKRGDISSTAQMYAKAHFEGDFESDIITLNPYMGFDSIIPYLDYVEKKDKGLFILLRTSNGGAKDIQYLNVNGNEKLYNHVGDKLKEIALKYMGRCGYSSIGAVVGGTHLEEAEEIRNRLDNMFFLIPGYGAQGGKGSDVAHYLKNGNGGVVNSSRGIITAYKKYEDGIEKFDEYIRKAALNMKEDISSGSKVL
- a CDS encoding dihydroorotate dehydrogenase electron transfer subunit, which translates into the protein MDPKYCSGVVSSNTQVYENIYEMKVGENFKGEPGQFYMLRAWDREPFLSRPISISNIEDGTITFLYEVKGKGTELFSKLKSGDSIELLGPLGTGFPLDIEGNVGIIVGGIGIAPMVYLCHELSTKADFYGGFREKSFYMDKIEKNVENLYISTDSGLEGHSGFITEIFKPEKYSSVYTCGPLPMMRIVLDMCIKANVPVYISMERQMACGIGACLGCSILTTSGMKKVCKDGPVFKGEEIVFND
- a CDS encoding dihydroorotate dehydrogenase — its product is MTSVEICGVEFKNPVIAASGTFGFGREYEKFYSLSKLGGICTKGLTLYERHGNSGIRIHETIGGLLNSIGLENPGVDAFIEEELPHMEKHDTVIIANVGGSTIEEYIMAVEKLNKTNIPMFELNISCPNVKQGGMAFGIKSDVAFKVVSEVKKVSKKPLVVKLSPNAENIVDMAYRCCEAGADGLSLVNTFSGMAIDIYEKKPVFENTIAGLSGPCIKPIALRMVYEVCSAVDIPVIGIGGIMDYKDAIEFIMAGAYGVQIGSGNFVKPDICLDIISGIEKFMKDEGIKSLEEIRGIIRRRS